In the genome of Sporichthya brevicatena, one region contains:
- a CDS encoding trans-sulfuration enzyme family protein encodes MPGPQEPTGQALSRETLAVVAGRPDRTPDAPLNQPLVQASVFHAGGDIEYGRHGNPTWSAFETAIGALEGGHGLVFPSGLAAVGAIVSLVPADAVVVVPRHAYLGTLGQLGVAAGRTGLTLRQVDVADTDQVVAACDGADLVLIESPTNPALEVADLPAVCAAGRAAGALVAVDNTFATPFGQNPLALGADVVMHSATKFLAGHSDAVLGAVVCTDEDLRDRMKEHRRLSGTAAGVLETWLALRGMRTLHLRLERAAANAAVLAPRLAAHPACKRVRYPGLPDDPGRARAAAQMRTFGAILSVEFADGPTAEAFCAATKLWVNATSLGAVESTLERRRRWAGESPSIPEGLVRLSTGVEEAEDLWADLDQALNSLG; translated from the coding sequence CCCCGCTCAACCAGCCGCTGGTGCAGGCGTCGGTCTTCCACGCCGGCGGCGACATCGAGTACGGCCGGCACGGGAACCCGACGTGGTCGGCGTTCGAGACCGCGATCGGCGCACTCGAGGGTGGGCACGGACTCGTCTTCCCGTCGGGGTTGGCCGCCGTCGGCGCGATCGTGAGCCTGGTGCCGGCCGATGCGGTCGTCGTCGTGCCGCGCCACGCGTACCTCGGGACGCTGGGGCAGCTTGGCGTCGCCGCGGGCCGCACCGGGCTGACGCTGCGCCAGGTCGACGTCGCCGACACCGACCAGGTCGTCGCGGCCTGCGACGGTGCGGACCTGGTGTTGATCGAGTCGCCGACCAACCCGGCTCTCGAGGTCGCCGACCTGCCCGCGGTGTGCGCGGCCGGTCGCGCCGCCGGCGCGTTGGTCGCCGTCGACAACACGTTCGCGACGCCGTTCGGGCAGAACCCGCTCGCGCTCGGCGCCGACGTGGTCATGCACTCCGCGACGAAGTTCCTCGCCGGGCACAGCGACGCCGTCCTCGGTGCGGTCGTGTGCACCGATGAGGACCTGCGCGACCGGATGAAGGAGCACCGCCGGCTCTCCGGCACCGCGGCCGGGGTCCTCGAGACGTGGCTCGCGCTGCGTGGCATGCGCACGCTGCACCTGCGGCTGGAACGCGCAGCCGCCAACGCGGCCGTTCTCGCACCGCGGCTCGCGGCCCACCCGGCCTGCAAGCGCGTCCGCTACCCCGGGCTGCCCGACGACCCCGGCCGCGCCCGCGCCGCCGCGCAGATGCGCACCTTCGGCGCGATCCTGTCCGTCGAGTTCGCCGACGGCCCGACCGCCGAGGCGTTCTGCGCGGCGACGAAGCTCTGGGTCAACGCGACCAGCCTCGGCGCGGTGGAGTCGACGCTCGAACGCCGCCGGCGCTGGGCCGGGGAGTCACCGTCGATCCCGGAAGGGCTGGTCCGCCTCTCCACCGGCGTCGAGGAAGCCGAGGACCTGTGGGCCGATCTGGACCAGGCGCTGAACTCGCTGGGCTGA
- a CDS encoding ester cyclase → MSGNVAIVEHAIECLNNGDLEGYMSMYSPDAQFVGYPAQVPPTYEGVKAFYADLLRALGRFEVETIDLFGAGERVVARFTLSGFHDEELLGAEPTKHGVSIEGLTILYFVDGKVMHRVNRIDELSFLNQIGIIPTPGATSTG, encoded by the coding sequence ATGAGCGGCAACGTGGCCATCGTCGAGCACGCGATCGAGTGCCTCAACAACGGCGATCTCGAGGGCTACATGTCGATGTACAGCCCCGACGCGCAGTTCGTCGGCTATCCCGCCCAGGTCCCGCCGACCTACGAGGGCGTCAAGGCGTTCTACGCCGACCTCCTCCGCGCGCTCGGCCGCTTCGAGGTCGAAACCATCGATCTCTTCGGCGCCGGTGAGCGCGTCGTCGCCCGGTTCACTCTCTCCGGCTTCCACGACGAGGAGCTCCTCGGTGCGGAGCCGACCAAGCACGGCGTTTCGATCGAGGGCCTGACGATCCTGTACTTCGTCGACGGCAAGGTCATGCACCGCGTGAACCGCATCGACGAGCTGTCGTTCCTGAACCAGATCGGGATCATCCCGACCCCGGGCGCGACCAGCACCGGCTGA
- a CDS encoding oxygenase MpaB family protein produces MTTTEPRETKSAVNSDAKAGAPLGPGSLTWKYHGDRRGLLFMWRTGTLQNMHPAVNSALQQKSNFFDNPWDRLFRSIPPILGVVYDDQPDDTGAQVRDFHREIKGDDDGHGRRWSALNPDTFWWTHVTFVETIIAINEFFGTPLTDEEKDQLVKEGVTWWRRYGLSERPVIDNWADFEAYFNHMLDHELEHNATTRWAVSADEQAIPAPPGIPGPVWKVLERPTSRFNRWLGAGLMPPKAREILGLEWRTRDQVALRVMGEVVRRTWPLLPARVRLNPRAYDAIKRAEAA; encoded by the coding sequence ATGACCACGACCGAACCCCGCGAGACGAAGTCCGCCGTCAATTCCGATGCGAAGGCCGGCGCCCCGCTCGGCCCCGGTTCGCTGACGTGGAAGTACCACGGCGACCGCCGCGGTCTGCTGTTCATGTGGCGCACCGGCACGCTGCAGAACATGCACCCCGCGGTGAACTCGGCCCTGCAGCAGAAGTCGAACTTCTTCGACAACCCGTGGGACCGGCTGTTCCGGTCGATCCCGCCGATCCTCGGCGTCGTCTACGACGACCAGCCCGACGACACCGGCGCCCAGGTGCGCGACTTCCACCGCGAGATCAAGGGCGACGACGACGGCCACGGTCGCCGCTGGTCGGCGCTGAACCCCGACACGTTCTGGTGGACCCACGTCACCTTCGTCGAGACGATCATCGCGATCAACGAGTTCTTCGGGACGCCGCTGACCGACGAGGAGAAGGACCAACTCGTCAAGGAGGGCGTCACGTGGTGGCGCCGCTACGGGCTCTCCGAGCGGCCCGTGATCGACAACTGGGCCGACTTCGAGGCCTACTTCAACCACATGCTCGACCACGAGCTCGAGCACAACGCGACCACGCGCTGGGCGGTGTCCGCCGACGAGCAGGCGATCCCGGCGCCGCCCGGCATCCCCGGCCCGGTCTGGAAGGTGCTGGAGCGGCCGACGTCCCGCTTCAACCGGTGGCTCGGCGCCGGCCTGATGCCGCCGAAGGCCCGCGAGATCCTCGGCCTCGAGTGGCGGACCCGCGACCAGGTGGCGCTGCGGGTGATGGGCGAGGTGGTCCGGCGGACGTGGCCGCTGCTCCCGGCGAGGGTTCGCCTGAACCCCCGCGCATACGATGCGATCAAGCGGGCCGAGGCGGCCTGA
- a CDS encoding TetR/AcrR family transcriptional regulator: MTRRRMSAAARREQLLDVTLDVVIAEGFYAATIDRVAREAGVTRTLIYSQFGDLPGLVSALVDRETATAMLGLAEALAPMPDDADFVEVAEALLRATVAAVQRAPRSWAILLNPPEGGPPELHERIAAGRALARAHVQALLISRLPDEIADPELAAHIHQMLGEELVRLHVRDPERYPLTRMLRQIRESATGTLAAHTRRARR; encoded by the coding sequence GTGACCCGTCGTCGGATGTCCGCCGCGGCCCGTCGGGAGCAGCTGCTCGACGTGACGTTGGACGTCGTCATCGCCGAGGGGTTCTACGCCGCCACCATCGACCGCGTCGCTCGCGAGGCCGGCGTGACCCGGACGCTGATCTACTCCCAGTTCGGCGACCTGCCCGGCCTCGTGTCCGCCCTCGTCGACCGCGAGACCGCGACCGCGATGCTCGGCCTGGCCGAGGCGCTCGCGCCGATGCCCGACGACGCCGACTTCGTCGAGGTCGCTGAGGCGCTGCTGCGCGCGACCGTGGCCGCCGTCCAGCGCGCCCCGCGGAGCTGGGCGATCCTGCTCAACCCGCCCGAGGGCGGGCCACCTGAGCTCCACGAGCGCATCGCCGCCGGCCGCGCCCTGGCGCGCGCCCACGTGCAGGCGCTGCTGATCAGCCGACTGCCGGACGAGATCGCCGACCCCGAACTCGCCGCGCACATCCATCAGATGCTCGGCGAGGAACTGGTCCGCCTCCACGTGCGGGATCCCGAGCGCTACCCCCTGACCCGAATGCTCCGTCAGATCCGCGAGAGCGCCACCGGCACCCTCGCGGCGCACACGAGGAGGGCCCGCCGATGA
- a CDS encoding haloalkane dehalogenase: MELLRTPDGCFAGLVGFDHEPRYAEVPAGDGQALRMAWVEAGPAFGPPVLLLHGEPTWSYLYRGLFAPLVDAGLRVIAVDLVGFGRSDKPAEVSDHTYARHVEWTRALLFDCLDLRDVTLVGQDWGGLIGLRLVAEHPDRFARVVASNTGLPTGDQDMPAVWHRFRESVQSAPSLDIGRFVAAGCVRGLSPEARAAYDAPFPEERFKAGPRAMPSLVPYRPDDPASEANRAAWKVLTAWERPFLTAFSDSDPITGAMGPILRRAIPGAAGLDHPTIANAGHFVQEDAPADLAAAVLSVIRTE; this comes from the coding sequence ATGGAGTTGCTGCGCACGCCGGACGGGTGCTTCGCCGGACTGGTCGGGTTCGACCACGAACCGCGCTACGCGGAGGTCCCCGCCGGGGACGGGCAGGCGTTGCGGATGGCCTGGGTCGAGGCCGGTCCGGCCTTCGGTCCCCCGGTCCTGCTCCTGCACGGCGAGCCGACGTGGTCCTACCTCTACCGCGGGTTGTTCGCGCCGCTGGTCGACGCGGGCCTGCGGGTGATCGCCGTCGACCTCGTCGGGTTCGGCCGGTCGGACAAGCCCGCCGAGGTGTCCGACCACACCTACGCCCGTCACGTCGAGTGGACGCGCGCGCTGCTGTTCGACTGTCTCGACCTGCGCGACGTGACGCTGGTCGGGCAGGACTGGGGCGGGCTGATCGGGCTGCGCCTCGTCGCCGAGCACCCCGATCGCTTCGCCCGGGTTGTCGCGTCCAACACCGGGCTGCCGACCGGCGACCAGGACATGCCGGCGGTCTGGCACCGGTTCCGCGAGTCGGTGCAGTCGGCGCCGTCGCTCGACATCGGGCGCTTCGTCGCGGCCGGGTGCGTCCGCGGCCTCTCCCCCGAGGCGCGCGCCGCCTACGACGCGCCGTTCCCGGAGGAGCGCTTCAAGGCCGGTCCGCGGGCGATGCCGAGCCTCGTGCCCTACCGTCCCGACGACCCGGCGTCGGAGGCCAACCGCGCCGCGTGGAAGGTCCTGACGGCGTGGGAGCGCCCGTTCCTGACCGCGTTCTCCGACAGCGACCCGATCACCGGCGCGATGGGCCCGATCCTGCGCCGCGCGATTCCCGGCGCCGCCGGCCTCGACCACCCGACGATCGCCAACGCCGGCCACTTCGTCCAGGAGGACGCCCCCGCCGACCTCGCCGCCGCGGTGCTGTCGGTCATCAGGACGGAGTAA